Proteins from a genomic interval of Treponema brennaborense DSM 12168:
- a CDS encoding alpha/beta fold hydrolase, with protein MKPMIRRDSDYEKEQKIVKYIRNALILLIGLVFIFLLVRLVGRQINNRTPAGGINESLYVEINGVNQWISIYGEDIDNPVLLYLHGGPGSSTSAYDYAFTRKWADVYTVVTWDQRNCGKSYDKNQNDTELTYELMMSDGLEMTKYICDYFNIDKITLLGHSWGTYLGSNLVLKYPEYYDCYIGTGQMVDMYENEVAFYKVASEWVGEDEEEKLSNVVDEKSWDLFRLQSVRFHLQKFYLL; from the coding sequence ATGAAACCGATGATAAGGAGAGATAGCGATTATGAAAAAGAGCAAAAAATAGTGAAATATATTAGAAATGCACTCATATTATTGATAGGCCTTGTGTTTATTTTTTTGCTGGTTAGATTGGTTGGTAGACAAATAAACAATCGTACACCAGCTGGCGGAATTAATGAGTCCTTGTATGTAGAGATAAATGGTGTCAACCAGTGGATTAGTATTTATGGGGAAGATATAGACAACCCCGTCTTGTTGTATCTTCATGGAGGACCCGGATCATCAACAAGTGCTTATGATTATGCATTTACAAGGAAATGGGCAGATGTATATACTGTTGTTACATGGGATCAAAGAAATTGTGGTAAGAGTTACGATAAAAATCAAAATGACACGGAGTTAACCTATGAACTCATGATGAGTGATGGATTAGAAATGACAAAATATATTTGTGACTACTTTAATATAGATAAAATTACGTTATTAGGTCATTCGTGGGGAACGTATTTAGGTAGTAATCTTGTTTTGAAATATCCTGAATATTATGATTGCTATATCGGTACCGGACAGATGGTGGATATGTATGAAAATGAGGTTGCTTTCTATAAAGTTGCATCTGAATGGGTAGGAGAAGATGAAGAAGAGAAATTGTCAAATGTTGTGGATGAAAAATCCTGGGATTTGTTTAGGCTGCAATCTGTAAGATTCCATCTACAAAAGTTTTATCTTCTTTGA
- a CDS encoding helix-turn-helix transcriptional regulator, translating to MALTIQEKLKDLRVERGLKLEQLAERTGLSKSALGSYETDDKER from the coding sequence ATGGCTCTAACCATACAAGAAAAGCTAAAAGACCTGCGTGTGGAGCGTGGCTTGAAGTTGGAACAGCTTGCGGAACGAACCGGGCTTTCCAAGTCTGCGCTGGGCAGCTATGAAACCGATGATAAGGAGAGATAG
- a CDS encoding inorganic diphosphatase translates to MLGTVVKVTVDRPLGSYHPEHKDMYYPINYGFVEGITAPDGEEQDAYILGVNEAIKEFTGKIIAIIHRYDDVEEKWVVVPENMHFSKEEILKQVNFQEQYFQSEIRM, encoded by the coding sequence ATGCTTGGAACAGTTGTTAAGGTAACAGTTGATAGACCATTGGGGAGTTATCATCCAGAACACAAGGATATGTATTATCCAATAAATTATGGGTTCGTTGAGGGAATTACTGCACCCGATGGAGAAGAACAGGATGCTTATATTCTTGGAGTAAACGAGGCGATAAAAGAGTTTACGGGAAAAATAATAGCAATCATTCATAGATATGATGATGTTGAAGAAAAATGGGTCGTGGTTCCAGAAAATATGCATTTCAGCAAAGAAGAAATATTGAAACAGGTTAATTTTCAAGAACAATATTTTCAATCAGAAATTCGTATGTAA
- a CDS encoding TraX family protein, with translation MNTHFKGFTANQLKLFALLSMTVDHVVSVVFPHYPKDWRIIGLHIIGRLAAPIFWFMIVEGYTHTRDLKKYICRLFVFAVISHFAYNFAFGIPFIPFRSSVFNQTSVIWALAWGTVAIAVSEDAFFKCTQWQKTVLVFVITVITFCSLIKYTESYS, from the coding sequence ATGAATACGCATTTTAAAGGTTTTACCGCGAATCAATTAAAGTTGTTTGCATTATTGTCGATGACTGTCGATCATGTTGTAAGCGTTGTTTTTCCGCACTATCCGAAAGATTGGCGGATTATCGGACTTCACATAATCGGCAGACTTGCCGCTCCTATCTTTTGGTTTATGATAGTGGAAGGCTATACGCACACTCGTGACTTAAAAAAATACATATGCCGATTGTTCGTTTTTGCCGTAATATCCCATTTTGCGTATAATTTTGCATTCGGAATTCCATTCATTCCGTTCCGATCGTCGGTGTTCAATCAGACGAGTGTTATTTGGGCTCTTGCCTGGGGGACCGTTGCAATCGCCGTCAGTGAGGATGCGTTTTTCAAATGTACGCAGTGGCAAAAAACGGTTCTCGTTTTCGTTATTACGGTTATTACTTTCTGTTCATTGATAAAATATACGGAATCATACAGTTAG
- a CDS encoding hexokinase has protein sequence MSVYQKVAAFLGRNGFPVGGPDVNSVIDGLLYDMQLGLDKGAGAEPMDAREQMIPTWSLPPKEAPKNTSVIVIDAGGTNFRSCLVTFDAAGAATISHLEKCSMPGIGKELSKKEFFEAIAANLDHLKNMSTRIGFCFSYAMSITPDGDGEVIAFSKEIKAKEVIGSLVGKSLSDALVARGWNRPERIVLLNDTTAALQAGAASAASGVTYSSYVGLILGTGMNAAYIESGRIAKIARNAASVPDSQIVVCESGLFDKLPRSSFDIEFDKTTNTPNRYVMEKMCSGAYLGPVATLALKYAAREGLFSAPVAEAIEALPKAELYDMDRFFYGPYRADTVLGGVAAKGTDEDYDVMYTLLDAIVERSARLTAAIIAACVIKSGQGTSPARPVCVLCNGTTFYKTHNLQYRLRGYLNTVLTEQRRLHFEITSVENDITLGTAIAALSL, from the coding sequence ATGAGCGTATATCAGAAAGTTGCGGCTTTTTTGGGTCGGAACGGATTTCCGGTCGGCGGGCCCGACGTTAATTCCGTGATCGACGGTTTGCTGTACGATATGCAGTTGGGACTCGATAAAGGTGCCGGAGCGGAGCCGATGGATGCCCGCGAACAGATGATTCCGACATGGAGTTTGCCGCCCAAAGAAGCGCCGAAAAATACGTCCGTCATCGTTATAGACGCGGGCGGTACGAATTTCAGGTCATGCCTTGTAACGTTCGACGCGGCGGGGGCTGCAACCATTTCCCATCTTGAAAAATGTTCCATGCCCGGTATCGGCAAGGAACTGTCCAAAAAGGAATTTTTTGAAGCGATTGCGGCAAATCTCGATCATCTGAAAAACATGAGCACCCGTATCGGTTTCTGTTTTTCATATGCAATGAGTATTACGCCCGACGGAGACGGCGAAGTTATCGCTTTCTCAAAAGAAATCAAGGCAAAAGAAGTCATCGGTTCCTTGGTCGGTAAAAGTTTGTCCGACGCACTGGTTGCACGCGGCTGGAATCGTCCGGAGCGCATCGTTTTGCTCAACGACACGACGGCCGCGCTTCAAGCCGGAGCGGCGAGCGCCGCCTCAGGCGTTACGTACAGTTCGTACGTCGGTTTGATTTTGGGAACCGGAATGAACGCCGCATATATCGAATCCGGCAGAATCGCAAAAATTGCCCGAAACGCCGCTTCCGTTCCCGATTCACAGATCGTCGTGTGCGAATCGGGACTTTTCGACAAACTGCCGCGCTCTTCGTTCGATATCGAATTCGATAAAACGACGAACACGCCGAATCGCTACGTTATGGAGAAAATGTGTTCCGGCGCGTATCTGGGACCGGTGGCTACGCTTGCGCTCAAATATGCCGCCCGCGAGGGTTTGTTTTCCGCTCCCGTTGCGGAAGCGATTGAAGCGCTGCCCAAAGCGGAACTGTACGATATGGATCGTTTCTTTTACGGTCCGTATCGCGCCGATACGGTGCTCGGCGGTGTGGCGGCGAAAGGTACCGACGAAGATTACGACGTTATGTACACGCTGCTGGATGCGATCGTCGAGCGTTCTGCCCGGCTGACCGCCGCGATTATCGCCGCGTGCGTTATCAAAAGCGGGCAGGGAACGAGCCCCGCGCGGCCCGTATGCGTTTTGTGCAACGGAACGACGTTCTATAAGACGCATAACCTGCAGTACAGACTGCGCGGTTATTTGAACACCGTTCTGACCGAACAGCGCCGTTTGCATTTTGAAATTACGTCGGTTGAAAACGATATTACGCTGGGTACGGCGATCGCGGCACTGTCGCTGTAG
- a CDS encoding periplasmic-type flagellar collar protein FlbB, giving the protein MAGRKNIGKTIILLFLILILILAGLLWFDYLGVIQAKNIFAPVYKLFGLQVQTSVSVANTDPVEIDLDNDRYLKRLEALNIRSEELNKREADITRLENLNNQVAQELEDRRRTQEEREQTFDSEVNRYDSRQANIIRNVNNLNSMPPQNAVNILVAMDDQDVIDILRKADELAAQEEDGTSLASYWLQLMPADRAAQIQRKMLSKPVQTTTEQ; this is encoded by the coding sequence ATGGCTGGACGAAAAAATATCGGCAAAACGATCATATTACTTTTTCTAATACTTATCCTCATACTCGCCGGATTGCTGTGGTTCGATTATTTGGGCGTCATTCAGGCCAAAAACATATTCGCACCGGTCTACAAACTGTTCGGATTACAGGTTCAAACGTCAGTTTCCGTTGCGAACACCGATCCGGTCGAAATAGATTTGGACAACGACCGATACCTGAAACGGCTTGAAGCGCTGAACATCCGCAGCGAAGAACTGAATAAACGAGAAGCGGACATAACCCGTCTGGAAAACCTGAATAATCAGGTAGCGCAGGAGTTGGAAGACCGCCGCAGAACGCAGGAAGAGCGCGAACAAACGTTCGATTCCGAAGTGAACAGATACGACAGCCGGCAGGCAAATATTATCCGGAACGTCAACAATCTGAACAGTATGCCGCCGCAGAACGCCGTCAACATTCTCGTTGCGATGGATGATCAGGACGTTATCGATATTCTGCGGAAAGCGGACGAACTCGCCGCGCAGGAAGAGGACGGAACGTCTTTAGCGTCGTACTGGCTTCAGCTCATGCCGGCCGATCGGGCCGCTCAGATACAGCGGAAAATGCTCAGCAAGCCGGTTCAAACTACGACCGAACAATAA
- the fliQ gene encoding flagellar biosynthesis protein FliQ — protein sequence MSLGDIVTLIRDGIFQILILVAPVLGAALIIGLIVAIFQATTSIQEQTLTFAPKFFVILGVIALLGGWMFTMLRGYTVNLFEMIPQMGR from the coding sequence ATGAGTTTAGGTGATATCGTTACGCTGATTCGAGACGGTATTTTCCAGATTCTGATATTGGTTGCGCCCGTTCTGGGAGCAGCGCTGATCATCGGCCTGATTGTCGCCATTTTTCAGGCGACCACGTCCATTCAGGAACAGACGCTGACGTTCGCCCCGAAGTTTTTCGTTATTTTGGGAGTTATCGCGCTGCTTGGCGGCTGGATGTTTACGATGCTGCGCGGCTATACGGTGAATCTGTTTGAAATGATTCCTCAAATGGGACGGTAA
- the fliR gene encoding flagellar biosynthetic protein FliR, which yields MLDQILSAAPRYLLVAVRCFALIMTLPLFSMRGVSRAAKIAVTGYVAFLVLPVSYGAGYEQFIDIYGAFTLEYVLLLIGEGLLGIITGFYISVIFAAFSTAGQFFSFQMGLSAAEAYDSLSQVENPLMGQYLNLIAMLLFLQVKGFQQLFLGGIFRSFQSLNALALVLPETRSAFLNFLLSGLTDLFFDALMISLPMVGTFFLVSVAMGLLSKAAPQMNLLSEGIPLTMLVGFLLLFLLLPSMCDLFVRSFDTAFYKLERLLIDVGTAAGSVPLSGGSL from the coding sequence GTGCTCGATCAGATTCTGTCCGCCGCGCCGCGCTATCTGCTCGTTGCGGTGCGCTGTTTTGCCTTGATTATGACGCTGCCGCTGTTTTCCATGCGCGGTGTGTCGCGGGCGGCAAAAATAGCCGTAACCGGATACGTGGCGTTTTTGGTGCTGCCGGTTTCATACGGCGCCGGTTACGAACAGTTTATCGACATATACGGCGCGTTCACGCTTGAATACGTGCTGCTTCTTATCGGCGAAGGACTGCTCGGAATCATCACCGGATTTTATATTTCGGTGATATTCGCCGCGTTCAGTACGGCCGGTCAGTTCTTTTCGTTTCAGATGGGCCTTTCGGCGGCGGAAGCGTACGACTCGCTGTCTCAGGTTGAAAATCCGCTGATGGGACAGTATCTGAATCTGATCGCGATGCTGCTTTTTCTGCAGGTCAAGGGTTTCCAGCAGCTTTTTTTGGGCGGTATTTTCCGCAGTTTTCAGTCGCTGAACGCGCTTGCGCTCGTGCTGCCGGAAACCCGTTCCGCGTTTTTGAATTTTCTGTTAAGCGGGCTTACCGATTTGTTTTTCGACGCGCTGATGATTTCGCTGCCGATGGTGGGAACGTTTTTTCTGGTATCGGTCGCTATGGGGCTGCTTTCAAAAGCGGCGCCGCAGATGAACCTGCTTTCCGAAGGTATTCCGCTGACGATGCTGGTCGGTTTTCTGCTGCTTTTTCTGCTTTTGCCGTCGATGTGCGATCTGTTCGTGAGATCGTTCGATACGGCGTTTTATAAACTGGAACGGCTGCTTATCGATGTCGGGACTGCCGCGGGAAGCGTTCCGCTTTCGGGAGGTTCGCTGTGA
- the flhB gene encoding flagellar biosynthesis protein FlhB, which produces MIQPPNGTAAAAVPNLFPVIDLQWFASAEDEGRTEQPSETKLRKAREEGRIPKSQELSGALVLLFPVLALIMLAPWLFTGFIKILRFYFDRCVSVELNDPALAAEFFSAVIRMVLPVSLTALVAGIAANVIQNRGFLFTTKPIEPKFSKILPHFGEYFKKTLFSFEGAFNIVKSLLKVTVIFAAAYILVKNDLPKLLSLMDVSLWTGVAYIAGMTAKLLVIAAVIFIVIAIPDYLVQRRQFMESMKMSKQEVKEEFKEMEGDPLVKSRIRQYMHQMLSQNMPANVAKSDVVITNPTHYAVAIEYDSSVMQGPMVTAKGVDSLARRIKDIARENAVPIVENRPLARALYAEAEIGEIVPENYYQALAVILANVYNMKGK; this is translated from the coding sequence GTGATACAGCCGCCGAACGGAACGGCAGCCGCCGCGGTTCCGAACCTGTTTCCCGTAATCGATTTGCAGTGGTTTGCTTCTGCGGAAGACGAAGGCCGTACCGAGCAGCCGTCCGAAACGAAACTGCGCAAAGCGCGCGAAGAGGGACGCATCCCCAAAAGCCAGGAATTGAGCGGCGCTTTGGTGCTGCTGTTTCCGGTGCTCGCGCTTATCATGCTCGCGCCGTGGCTTTTTACCGGATTTATCAAAATACTGCGTTTTTATTTCGATCGCTGCGTTTCCGTTGAATTGAACGATCCGGCGCTGGCGGCGGAGTTCTTTTCGGCCGTGATTCGGATGGTGCTTCCGGTTTCGCTGACCGCGCTGGTTGCGGGCATCGCGGCGAATGTCATTCAGAATCGCGGCTTCCTTTTTACGACGAAGCCCATCGAGCCGAAATTTTCAAAAATATTGCCGCATTTCGGCGAGTATTTTAAAAAAACGCTTTTTTCGTTTGAAGGTGCGTTCAATATCGTCAAATCGCTGCTGAAAGTAACGGTCATATTTGCGGCGGCGTATATTCTGGTAAAAAACGATCTGCCGAAGCTGCTTTCGCTCATGGACGTGAGTCTGTGGACAGGCGTCGCGTACATCGCGGGAATGACGGCGAAGCTGCTGGTCATTGCGGCGGTCATTTTCATCGTTATCGCGATTCCCGATTACCTCGTTCAGCGCCGCCAATTTATGGAATCTATGAAAATGTCGAAGCAGGAAGTCAAAGAAGAATTCAAGGAAATGGAAGGCGATCCGCTGGTAAAAAGCCGCATCAGACAGTATATGCATCAGATGCTGTCGCAGAACATGCCGGCGAACGTGGCGAAATCCGACGTAGTCATCACGAACCCGACCCATTACGCCGTGGCGATCGAATACGACAGCTCCGTGATGCAGGGGCCTATGGTGACAGCCAAAGGAGTCGATTCGCTCGCCCGCCGTATCAAAGATATCGCCCGGGAAAACGCCGTGCCGATCGTCGAAAACCGTCCGCTCGCCCGCGCGCTGTACGCCGAAGCCGAAATAGGGGAAATTGTACCTGAAAATTATTATCAGGCACTAGCGGTAATTCTTGCAAACGTATATAATATGAAAGGGAAATGA
- the flhA gene encoding flagellar biosynthesis protein FlhA: protein MADKAGFFKNSQDLFIAVSAVVVVMMLIVPLPTLLLDVLMAFNLLLSVLMLLIVLYTPKATDFSSFPTMLLVSTVFGLGLNVSSTRLILSKGAQFDGRMVKAFASFVVGSGGTEGLLIGFVIFIILIAVQTFVITKGATRVAEVAARFTLDAMPMKQAAVEAEYNAGAITEEEARKRKLDVQREADFYGAMDGSTKFVSGNVKVGIFITVINLVVGLIFGMLRGENFSQAIQTYASFTIGDGLLSQLPSLLVSFATGIIVTRSASDQTLGSDVKKQFSQNAWVYFVAGGTMSVIGILPGFPWYVLVPLGGALIYLGFRLRKIQEKSFAQKVAAEKEKQKTQTGGAPADASSVAPLDPLSLELGYALIPLVDKEKGAELLERVTLIRREMALDLGVIVPRIRITDNVRLEPSEYCFKIKGVAAGSARIKMGWYLCINSGGVTEDVPGEKTTEPAFGLPAVWVTEDNRERAERAGYAIVDPPTMIATHLTEIIKRRAAEILGRQEVQSLIESLKKDYPAVVDEVMQNFKIGEIVKVLQGLLKEQVSVRNLVVILETLADYGGVTKKTDVLIERVRQALGRQICLQYADESGTLHVMTVDQGFLQKVLDSRVDTVNGPVAMLDPVSQRDWISALSSAIASIRNLGYAPVLLCPESARVLVKSSIDREMPGVVVLSSAEITNDVKLESLGEVKVG, encoded by the coding sequence ATGGCGGATAAAGCCGGCTTTTTTAAAAATTCGCAGGATCTCTTTATAGCTGTCAGTGCGGTCGTCGTCGTCATGATGCTTATCGTGCCGCTGCCGACGCTGCTGCTCGACGTGCTGATGGCGTTCAATCTGCTGCTTTCCGTCCTGATGCTGCTCATCGTTCTATATACGCCCAAAGCTACCGATTTTTCTTCGTTTCCGACGATGCTGCTCGTTTCAACCGTATTCGGTCTCGGACTGAACGTGTCTTCAACCCGGCTCATTTTGTCCAAAGGCGCCCAGTTCGACGGACGTATGGTCAAGGCGTTCGCCAGTTTCGTCGTCGGCTCCGGCGGTACGGAAGGTTTGCTCATCGGGTTCGTTATCTTCATCATTTTGATCGCGGTGCAGACGTTCGTTATTACCAAAGGTGCGACGCGCGTTGCCGAAGTCGCCGCCCGTTTTACGTTGGATGCCATGCCCATGAAGCAAGCCGCCGTTGAAGCCGAATACAACGCGGGCGCCATTACCGAAGAAGAAGCGCGCAAGCGCAAACTTGACGTGCAGCGTGAAGCCGATTTTTACGGTGCGATGGACGGTTCCACCAAATTCGTGTCGGGAAACGTCAAAGTCGGTATTTTCATCACCGTAATCAACCTCGTCGTCGGGCTCATTTTCGGTATGCTCCGCGGTGAAAATTTTTCGCAGGCGATTCAAACCTACGCTTCTTTTACGATCGGCGACGGTTTGTTGTCTCAGCTGCCGTCGCTGCTCGTTTCGTTTGCGACCGGTATCATCGTTACGCGCTCGGCGTCGGATCAGACGCTCGGCTCGGACGTAAAAAAACAGTTTTCGCAGAACGCGTGGGTATATTTCGTTGCGGGCGGCACGATGTCGGTGATCGGTATACTGCCCGGTTTTCCTTGGTACGTGCTGGTGCCGCTCGGCGGCGCGCTGATTTATCTGGGGTTCCGCCTGCGGAAAATTCAGGAAAAAAGCTTTGCCCAGAAGGTTGCAGCCGAAAAGGAAAAACAGAAAACGCAGACCGGCGGTGCTCCGGCCGACGCGAGTTCGGTGGCGCCGCTCGATCCGCTTTCGCTTGAACTCGGCTACGCGCTCATTCCGCTGGTCGATAAGGAAAAGGGCGCCGAATTGCTGGAACGCGTTACGCTCATCCGGCGCGAAATGGCGCTCGATTTGGGCGTCATCGTGCCGCGCATCCGGATTACGGACAACGTGCGCCTTGAGCCGAGCGAATATTGTTTTAAGATAAAAGGCGTCGCCGCCGGTTCCGCCCGTATAAAAATGGGTTGGTATTTGTGCATCAATTCCGGCGGCGTAACCGAAGACGTTCCCGGAGAAAAAACGACCGAGCCCGCGTTCGGGCTGCCCGCCGTGTGGGTTACGGAAGACAATCGCGAACGCGCCGAACGCGCCGGTTACGCGATCGTGGATCCGCCGACGATGATAGCAACTCATCTGACTGAAATAATCAAGCGCCGCGCCGCGGAAATTCTGGGCCGGCAGGAAGTGCAGTCGCTCATAGAGTCTTTGAAAAAGGATTATCCCGCCGTCGTCGACGAAGTCATGCAGAATTTCAAAATCGGTGAAATCGTCAAAGTGCTGCAGGGTTTGCTGAAAGAGCAGGTTTCCGTCCGCAATCTGGTCGTCATTCTGGAAACGCTGGCCGATTACGGCGGCGTTACCAAAAAAACGGACGTGCTTATCGAACGCGTCCGGCAGGCGCTGGGGCGGCAGATCTGCCTGCAGTACGCCGACGAGAGCGGTACGCTGCACGTTATGACCGTCGATCAGGGCTTTTTGCAAAAAGTGCTCGACAGCCGCGTCGATACGGTGAACGGTCCGGTTGCCATGCTCGATCCGGTGTCTCAGCGCGACTGGATTTCGGCGTTGAGTTCGGCCATTGCTTCCATCCGGAATCTCGGCTACGCGCCGGTGCTGCTGTGCCCCGAATCCGCCCGCGTTTTGGTAAAAAGCAGTATCGATCGTGAAATGCCGGGCGTAGTCGTGCTGTCTTCGGCTGAAATTACGAACGACGTAAAACTCGAATCGTTGGGAGAAGTGAAAGTTGGATAA
- the flhF gene encoding flagellar biosynthesis protein FlhF, whose translation MDKNMSTFVERGESYEECVSRIRAKYGKNYYILNKRAVSSGGFLGLFKKDCMEVLYTVQSPASSPYRPASEAAAGAGFSGSAAVPDKGFDEEKARIIANAKKLASDPQMTAIQKQLETLNRKLDTISVDTESEPSIRKIEELLESNEFSASYIRNMSARLRSEFSLEQLSDFDAVQAKVAEWIGEGIRLRLDDGFKRRPKVLILVGPTGVGKTTTVAKLAAQYRFQKGDNDERLSIRMVTIDRFRIAAQEQLAKYGEHMDIPTTAAESADDIRDILAIHSGKLDVMLIDTIGYSPHDYESIGRMRKILDVPGLKPEVYLTVSAATKASDLRDIMRNYETFDYKAVIVTKYDETNHIGNVLSVLAEKDKPVAYISTGQKVPRDIERASVVKFMLKLTDFKIDREALERAFPVRQETDGSYPAGTVSENRTETKHGSI comes from the coding sequence TTGGATAAAAACATGAGTACGTTCGTCGAGCGCGGAGAATCGTATGAAGAATGCGTTTCCCGGATTCGGGCGAAATACGGAAAAAATTATTATATTCTGAACAAACGCGCCGTGTCCTCCGGTGGTTTTTTGGGACTATTTAAAAAAGACTGCATGGAAGTACTGTACACCGTGCAGAGTCCAGCTTCTTCGCCGTACCGGCCTGCAAGCGAAGCCGCTGCGGGCGCCGGCTTTTCGGGGAGCGCCGCCGTGCCGGACAAAGGCTTTGACGAGGAAAAGGCGCGGATCATCGCGAACGCAAAAAAGCTCGCTTCCGATCCGCAAATGACGGCTATCCAAAAGCAGCTTGAAACGCTCAACCGAAAACTTGATACGATCTCCGTCGATACGGAATCTGAGCCGTCGATCCGCAAAATTGAAGAACTGCTGGAATCGAACGAATTTTCGGCTTCGTACATCCGGAACATGAGCGCGCGGCTTCGCAGCGAGTTTTCCCTTGAACAGCTGTCCGATTTTGACGCCGTACAGGCGAAAGTCGCCGAATGGATAGGCGAAGGCATCCGTCTCCGGCTGGACGACGGATTTAAACGCCGCCCGAAAGTGCTGATTCTGGTGGGGCCGACCGGAGTCGGAAAGACGACGACCGTTGCGAAACTGGCGGCCCAATACCGTTTTCAGAAAGGCGATAACGACGAACGGCTTTCCATACGTATGGTGACGATAGACCGTTTCCGCATCGCGGCGCAGGAACAGCTTGCAAAATACGGTGAACACATGGACATTCCGACTACCGCCGCCGAATCCGCCGACGATATCCGCGACATTCTCGCCATTCACAGCGGAAAACTGGACGTTATGCTGATAGACACTATCGGCTACAGTCCGCACGATTACGAAAGTATCGGCCGTATGCGCAAGATTCTGGACGTTCCCGGTCTGAAACCTGAAGTGTATTTAACCGTTTCCGCCGCGACGAAAGCGAGCGATCTGCGCGATATCATGCGCAATTACGAGACGTTCGACTATAAAGCGGTCATCGTTACCAAATACGACGAAACGAACCATATCGGAAACGTGCTGAGCGTACTTGCGGAAAAAGACAAACCGGTTGCGTATATTTCCACCGGGCAGAAAGTTCCGCGCGACATCGAACGGGCGAGCGTCGTTAAATTCATGCTGAAACTGACCGACTTTAAAATAGACCGCGAAGCGCTTGAGCGCGCGTTTCCGGTTCGGCAGGAAACGGACGGGTCGTACCCTGCCGGAACCGTATCCGAAAATCGCACTGAAACCAAACACGGGAGTATATAA
- a CDS encoding MinD/ParA family protein: MEDQAAELKNMMKKEAVGKDFPSHRTRIIAITSGKGGVGKTNIAVNMAIAYARTGKKVLLIDGDLGMANVNVLLNIVPHFNLLHVITQQKKMSDIVLDTEFGIKFIAGANGFSRIANLSDEELSFFAEEFSTINDFDIILIDTGAGISNNVLQFVAAADEVYVVTTPEPTAITDAYGIIKIITTELLDRDINLKLLVNRVHSADEGKRISDRIINIAGQFLNYKIDYLGFIYDDPAVSMSVIRQKPFIEIAPTSKPAICIKHIVGRIEKTDLSNSDGVAGFLRKFLGKR, encoded by the coding sequence ATGGAAGATCAGGCCGCAGAACTTAAAAATATGATGAAAAAAGAAGCTGTCGGTAAAGATTTCCCGTCGCACCGCACGCGTATCATCGCGATTACCAGCGGCAAAGGCGGCGTCGGTAAAACGAATATCGCCGTCAATATGGCGATCGCGTACGCGCGTACCGGCAAAAAAGTGTTGCTGATCGACGGTGATTTGGGAATGGCGAACGTCAACGTTCTGCTCAACATCGTGCCGCATTTCAATCTGCTGCACGTGATTACCCAGCAGAAAAAAATGTCCGACATCGTGCTCGATACGGAATTCGGCATCAAATTTATTGCCGGTGCGAACGGATTTTCCCGGATTGCAAACTTGAGCGATGAAGAATTGAGCTTTTTTGCCGAAGAATTCAGTACGATAAACGATTTCGATATTATCCTCATAGACACCGGCGCCGGTATTTCCAACAACGTACTGCAGTTCGTCGCCGCTGCCGACGAAGTGTACGTGGTAACCACGCCCGAACCGACGGCGATCACCGACGCGTACGGCATCATAAAAATTATCACAACCGAACTGCTCGACCGGGATATCAATTTGAAACTGCTGGTCAACCGCGTCCATTCGGCGGATGAAGGCAAACGTATTTCCGACCGGATCATCAATATTGCCGGTCAGTTTCTGAATTATAAAATCGATTATTTGGGATTCATCTATGACGATCCGGCGGTATCCATGTCCGTCATCAGGCAGAAACCGTTTATCGAAATCGCACCGACTTCCAAGCCGGCGATCTGTATCAAACACATCGTCGGCAGAATAGAAAAGACCGATCTGTCCAATTCGGACGGCGTCGCGGGCTTTTTGCGGAAGTTTTTGGGAAAAAGATAA